The following are encoded together in the Chaetodon auriga isolate fChaAug3 chromosome 4, fChaAug3.hap1, whole genome shotgun sequence genome:
- the pcdh10a gene encoding protocadherin-10a isoform X2, with product MIWLILLLSILDGAVSQLHYSVPEEQEPGSVVGNIAEDLGLDITKLSARRFQTVPSSRTPYLEVNLENGALVVKEKIDREEICKQTIPCLLHLEVFLENPLELFRVEIEVMDINDNPPSFPETDISVEISESAIPGTRFPVENAFDPDVGTNALSTYAITNNNYFYLDVQTQSDGNKFAELVLEKSLDREQQAVHRYVLTAVDGGIPQRTGTALLVVKVLDSNDNAPTFDQTVYSVNLRENSPVGTLVIQLNATDVDEGQNGEIVYSFSNHNAPRIKDLFNIDARTGRIEVAGEVDYEESSTHQIYVQAKDLGANAVPAHCKVLVKLVDVNDNTPEIGFSTVTESVSEQDAPGTVIALFSVSDRDSGENGHMSCEILGDVPFKLKSSFKNYYTIVTDGPLDRENTDSYTITVVAKDKGQPSLATSKSIKVHVSDENDNAPRFTQAVYDVYVTENNVPGAFIHAVSALDPDIGQNALITYSILECDIQGMSVDTYVSINQDTGYLYALRSFDYEQLKEFSFMVQAKDSGAAELFSNATVNVIIVDQNDNAPTVIAPIGKNGTAKEHLPRSAEPGYLVTRIVAMDADDGENARLSYSILRGNEMGMFRMDWRTGELRTARRISPKRDPQGYYDLLIEVRDHGQPPLSSSASVSVMLVDSVVEGRSGDRGSASKAKETSLDLTLILIIALGSVSFIFLLAMIVLAVRCQKDKKLNLYTCLLAGDCCLCCGSCCSRQARGRKQKKLSKSDIMLVQSTNVTSGVGPVGQVPVEESGVGGVGGGFGSHHHQNQNSYCYQVCLTPESAKTDLMFLKPCSPSRSTDTDHTNPCGAIVTGYSDQQPDIISNGSILSNETKHQRAELSYLVDRPRRVNSSAFQEADIVSSKDSGHGDSEQGDSDHDATNRGHSAGADLFSNCTEECKALGHSDRCWMPSFVPSDGRQGPDYRSNLHVPGMDATLPDTEPAKGFASSFHVDLSETA from the exons atgaTTTGGTTAATATTACTGCTCTCCATCCTGGATGGAGCTGTCTCTCAGCTACACTACTCTGTGCCAGAGGAGCAGGAACCTGGCTCTGTGGTTGGGAATATTGCAGAGGATCTGGGGCTGGACATTACCAAACTTTCCGCTCGCCGCTTTCAGACGGTGCCTAGTTCACGAACACCTTATCTGGAGGTGAACTTAGAGAACGGTGCGCTCGTGGTGAAGGAGAAAATCGACCGGGAAGAAATATGTAAGCAGACCATCCCGTGCCTACTGCACCTGGAGGTGTTTCTGGAGAACCCGCTGGAGCTCTTTCGCGTGGAGATTGAGGTGATGGATATCAACGATAATCCACCCAGCTTTCCAGAGACAGACATTTCCGTGGAGATATCGGAGAGCGCCATCCCCGGGACCCGTTTCCCGGTGGAGAATGCCTTCGATCCTGACGTGGGCACGAACGCGCTCAGCACATATGCCATAACGAATAATAACTATTTTTACCTTGACGTGCAGACACAGAGCGACGGGAACAAGTTCgcagagctggtgctggagaAGTCGCTGGACAGGGAGCAGCAGGCGGTGCACCGCTATGTGCTGACGGCTGTGGATGGGGGCATCCCGCAGCGGACCGGGACGGCTCTCCTGGTCGTTAAAGTTCTGGACTCTAATGATAACGCGCCCACCTTTGACCAGACTGTGTACTCGGTGAATCTGCGAGAAAACTCCCCCGTCGGCACCCTGGTGATCCAGCTCAACGCCACGGATGTTGACGAAGGACAAAACGGGGAAATAGTTTATTCTTTCAGCAACCATAACGCCCCGCGGATAAAGGACTTATTCAATATTGATGCCAGAACAGGTAGGATAGAGGTGGCGGGCGAGGTGGACTATGAAGAGAGCAGCACGCACCAGATTTATGTCCAGGCTAAAGATCTGGGGGCCAATGCGGTCCCCGCGCACTGCAAAGTGCTGGTCAAACTGGTGGACGTGAACGACAACACACCAGAGATCGGTTTCAGCACTGTGACTGAATCCGTAAGCGAGCAGGACGCACCGGGCACCGTGATCGCACTTTTTAGCGTCTCGGACCGGGACTCTGGTGAGAATGGACATATGAGCTGCGAGATATTAGGAGACGTCCCTTTCAAGCTGAAATCGTCTTTTAAAAACTACTACACCATCGTGACAGACGGACCACTggacagagagaacacagattCCTACACCATCACCGTGGTGGCCAAAGATAAAGGTCAGCCTTCGCTCGCCACTAGCAAGTCCATTAAAGTGCACGTCTCCGATGAGAATGACAATGCGCCCCGTTTTACGCAGGCGGTTTATGATGTGTATGTGACTGAGAATAATGTGCCCGGTGCTTTCATTCACGCTGTGAGCGCCTTGGACCCCGATATAGGACAGAACGCTCTTATTACTTACTCCATATTGGAGTGTGACATACAGGGCATGTCTGTGGACACATACGTCTCCATAAACCAGGACACCGGCTACCTTTACGCGCTGCGCTCTTTTGATTACGAGCAGTTGAAGGAGTTTAGCTTCATGGTCCAGGCTAAAGACTCTGGCGCTGCTGAGCTCTTCTCAAATGCCACTGTAAATGTGATCATAGTTGATCAAAATGACAACGCTCCCACTGTAATAGCCCCCATCGGTAAAAACGGAACAGCCAAAGAGCACCTGCCGCGCTCTGCGGAGCCCGGCTACCTGGTGACGCGCATTGTGGCCATGGATGCGGATGATGGCGAGAACGCACGGCTGTCCTACAGCATCCTGCGGGGCAACGAGATGGGGATGTTCCGCATGGACTGGAGGACAGGGGAGCTGAGGACAGCCCGCAGGATCTCTCCCAAGCGGGACCCGCAGGGCTACTACGACCTGCTGATCGAAGTGAGGGACCACGGGcagccccctctctcctcctcggcGAGTGTGAGTGTAATGTTAGTGGACAGTGTGGTCGAAGGCCGCAGCGGGGATCGCGGCTCGGCCTCCAAGGCAAAGGAGACCTCCCTTGACCTCACCCTCATTCTCATCATCGCCTTGGGCTCCGtgtccttcatcttcctcctggcCATGATCGTGCTGGCCGTGCGCTGCCAAAAGGACAAGAAACTCAACCTGTACACGTGTCTGCTGGCCGGTGACTGCTGCCTGTGCTGCGGCTCGTGCTGTAGCAGGCAGGCTCGCGGCCGGAAACAGAAGAAGCTGAGTAAATCTGACATCATGTTAGTTCAGAGCACCAACGTGACATCAGGGGTCGGGCCTGTGGGGCAGGTGCCCGTAGAGGAGTCTGGTGTGGGCGGCGTGGGAGGGGGCTTCGGCTCCCACCACCATCAGAACCAGAACTCCTACTGCTACCAGGTGTGTCTGACACCGGAGTCGGCCAAAACGGATCTGATGTTCCTCAAACCGTGTAGCCCGTCCCGCAGCACTGACACGGATCACACCAACCCCTGCGGCGCCATAGTCACGGGTTACAGTGACCAACAACCGGACATCATATCCAATGGCAGTATCCTCTCTAATGAG ACAAAACACCAACGAGCAGAACTCAGCTATCTGGTGGATAGACCCAGACGTGTCAACAG TTCGGCCTTCCAAGAGGCAGACATCGTCAGCTCCAAAGACAGTGGTCATGGCGACAGCGAACAGGGCGACAGTGACCACGATGCCACCAACCGGGGTCATTCGGCCG